The nucleotide window GCGGTCGCCATCTCCCAGCCGTTCAAGCTGGTCAGCCGCGAGGTGAAGCCGGAGGACAGCCTGGTGCGCGTGGGCAACCTCACGCTCGGCGGCGCCGCCATCCACGTCATCGCGGGCCCCTGCTCCGTGGAGTCGCGCGAGCAGATCATCTCCACCGCGCAGGCGGTGAAGCAGGCGGGCGCCACCATGCTGCGCGGCGGCGCGTTCAAGCCGCGCACCAGCCCCTATGAGTTCCAGGGCCTCAAGGGTGACGGCCTGGCGCTGCTCGCGGAGGCGCGCAAGGAGACGGGCCTGCTGGTGACGACGGAGGTGAAGGACACGGCGACGCTGGCCTCCGTCGCGGAGCACACCGACATCCTCCAGGTGGGCGCGCGCAACATGCAGAACTTCAGCTTGCTGGAGGCGGTGGGCGAGACGCGCAAGCCCGTGCTGCTCAAGCGCGGCATCAGCGCCACCATCAAGGAGCTCTTGATGGCGGCCGAGTACATCGTCGCGCGCGGCAACACCCAGGTCATCCTCTGCGAGCGGGGCATCCGCACGTTCGAGAACATGACGCGCAACACGTTGGATTTGAACGCGGTGCCCATGCTCAAGGCGCTCACGCACCTGCCGGTGTTCGTGGACCCGTCGCACGGCATCGGCGTGCGCAAGGCCGTCCCCGCGATGATGCGGGCCGCGGTCGCCGCGGGCGCGGACGGCCTCATCGTGGAGGTGCATCCGGATCCGCCGCGCGCGAGGTCGGACGGCTTCCAGTCGCTGGACTTCTCCGAGTTCGAGAAGGCCATGGGTGAAGTGCGGGCCATCGCCCAGGCGATGGGACGCGAAATGGTCAGGCTGGGATAGGCCATGACCCTCAAGGAAGCGCTGGGCAGGGTGGTGAGCCGGCGCGACCTCTCCCGCGAGGAGATGGCCTCCGTGATGGGCCAGATGCTCGCGGGCGAGGCATCCGCCGCGCAGGTCGGTGCGCTGGCGGCCGCGCTGCGCATGAAGGGAGAGACCGAGGATGAAATCCTCGGCGCGGCAGAGGCCATGCGGGCCTGCGCGGCGAAGATTGCTCCCCTGGCGGAGGTGGTGCTCGACACCTGCGGTACGGGGGGTGACGGAGCGCACACCTTCAACATCTCCACCGCGGTGGCCTTCGTGGCCGCCGGGGCGGGGGTGACTGTGGCCAAGCACGGCAACCGCGCGGTCTCCAGCCGCTGCGGCAGCGCGGACGTGCTGGCGGCGCTGGGCGTGTCCATGGAGCGGGCGCACGCGCAGGTGGCGCGCGACATCGACGAACACGGGGTGGGCTTCCTCTTCGCGCCCTCGCACCACAGTGCCTTGAAGCACGTGGCGCAGGCACGCAGGGACCTGGGCTTCCACAGCGTGTTCAACCTGCTGGGGCCGCTGACGAACCCCGCGGGCGCGCGCTACCAGCTGCTGGGCACGTTCGACCGGCAGCGCGTGGAGCAGACCGCGCGCGTGCTGGGGCGCCTGGGCAGCCGGCGCGCCTGGGTGGTGCACGGGCACGACGGGCTGGATGAGATTTCGCCGTGCGCGCCCACGGAGGTCGCGGAGCTGTGCGCGGACGGCACCGTGCGCCGCTTCACCGTGACGCCGGAGGACGCGGGTCTGACGACGGTGACGCGTGAGTCCATCGCGGGAGGCGACGCGGACGAGAACGCGAAGCGCCTGCGCGGGCTGCTCGCGGGAGAGCGCGACGGTGTGCGCACGGCGGTGCTGCTCAACGCGGCCGCCGCGCTGCTCATCGTGGGTCTGGTGGACACCCTGAAGGAAGGCGTGAAGCGGGCCGAGCACGCCATCGACTCCGGAGCCGCCGAACGCAAGCTCGCGGCGCTCATCCAGAGGGTCGCGGCATGACGGCGCGCACTTCCAATCCGAAGCCGGCGGCGCGCCTCCGCACGCGAGGAGTCCTCATGCGTGCCGCACGGCGTACGGCCGTCGCCTCCAGCACGCGAGGCATCCCGTCATGACGACCTCCACTTCGGCAGCGAAGCCCGTTGAAGCACCGGGCACGCTGGACGTCATCATGGCGCGCAAGCGCCGGGAGCTGGGCACCCGCCCGCTGCCCACGCACGGCGCGCATCCCCCGACGCGGGACTTCGCGCAGGCGCTGGTGCGTCGCACGCTCGGACATCCGGTCAACGTCATCGCGGAGGTGAAGCGCAAGAGCCCGTCGGGCGGCGCCTTCCCGCACGCGGACGTGGTCGCGGTGGCCCGTTCCTACGAAGCCGCGGGCGCCTGCGCCATCAGCGTGCTCACGGACGGGCCGGACTTCGGCGGCAGCCTGGAGGACCTGGTCGCGGTCCGGGCCGCCGTCTCCATCCCCGTGCTGCGCAAGGACTTCCTCGTCGCCGCCAGCGAGGTGGAGGAGAGCGCGGCCTGGGGCGCGGACGCGGTGCTGCTCATCGCGGATGCGCTCGGGGACTCGGAGCTCCGGGAGATGATCGCCGCGGCGAAGCAGGTGCGCGTGGCCGCGCTCGTGGAAGCCCACACGGAGGCGCACGCCGAACGCGCACTCGCCGCGGGCGCGAGCATCATCGGCCTCAACAACCGCAACCTCGCCACGCTGAAGACGGACACCGGCACTGCGCTCCGGGTGATGCCCGCGCTGCGCTCCCGGTCCACCGCGCTGGTGGCGGAGAGCGGCCTCAAGCACCTGGCGGACCTCACCGCCGCGCGCGACGCGGGCGCCAACGCCGTGCTCGTGGGCGAATCCCTCCTGCGCGACGCCGACCCCGGCCGTGCCCTGCGACGGCTGCTCGGGCTGGAAGGCGACGGGACATGAGGGTCCTGGTGAAGGTCTGCGGAGTGACGCGCGTCGCGGACGCGAAAGGCGTGTGGGCCGCGGGCGCGGACGCGATGGGACTCAACTTCCATCCGGGTTCCCCCCGCTTCGTGGACCTGGCCACGGCGGCGGAGCTCGCACGCACGCGGCCTCCGTTGGCCGCGATGGTGGGCGTGTTCGTCAACGCGAAGCCGGAGGACATCCGGGTGCGCGTGCGCGAGTGCGGCCTCACCGCCGTGCAGCTCCACGGCGACGAGTCCCCCGAGGACTGCGCTGGCTACGGCGTGCCCGTCATCAAGGCGCTGCGCGTGCGCGGGCCGGACGACGTGGAGAAGGCCAGAAGCTACGTGGGCGTGGGTGATGTAGCGGGGCTGCTCCTGGACGGCGCGGCCCCGGGCTACGGCGGTGGCGGCGTCACCTTCGACTGGTCGCTGGTGAAGCAGCTGTCGGACTGCGGCCTGCCGGTGCTGGTGGCGGGCGGACTCAAGCCTTCCAACGTGGCCGAGGCCGTGAAGGCCACCCGGCCCTACGGTGTGGATGTGGCCAGCGGAGTGGAGTCCTCCCCTGGCATCAAGGACCTGGACGCGGTGCGCGCCTTCGTGCGCACGGTCCAGTCCCTCAACCTCTGAGGAGTCGTGCCATGACGACGGACACTGCCGTGGGCCGCTTCGGCCGTTACGGCGGACGCTATGTGCCGGAGACCCTGGTCCCGGCGCTGCTGGAGCTGGAAGAGGCCTACGCGAAGGCGCAGCAGGACGCGTCCTTCGGCGAGGAAGTCACCCGCGTGCTGCGCGAATACGTGGGCCGTCCCACCACGCTGACGCCCGCGCACCGCCTCACGGAGGCGTGGGGGGGCGCGCAGGTGTGGCTCAAGCGCGAGGACCTGGCGCACACGGGCGCGCACAAAATCAACAACACCGTGGGCCAGGTGCTGCTCGCCCGGCGCATGGGCAAGAAGCGCATCATCGCGGAGACGGGCGCGGGCCAGCACGGCGTGGCCACCGCCACCGCGTGCGCGCTCTTCGGCCTGCCCTGCGAGGTGTTCATGGGCGCGCTGGACGTGGAGCGCCAGGCACTCAACGTCTTTCGCATGCGCGCGCTGGGCGCGGTGGTGCGGCCGGTGGAGTCGGGCTCGCGCACGCTCAAGGACGCGATGAACGAAGCCATGCGCGTCTGGGTGTCGCAGGTGCAGGACACCTACTACGTCATCGGCAGCGCGGCGGGCCCGCACCCCTACCCCACCATCGTGCGCGACTTCCAAGCCGTCATCGGCCGCGAGATTCGCGCCCAGACGCTGGCCACGATGGGCCGGCTGCCGGACGCCATCATCGCGTGCGTGGGCGGCGGCTCGAACGCCATCGGCGCGCTGCACCCCTTCATTCCGGACACGGCGGTGCGGCTCGTCGGCGTGGAGGCGGGAGGCCTCGGCCTGGACTCCGGCCAGCACGGCGCGTCGCTGACACTGGGCACGGAGGGCGTGCTGCACGGCTCGCGCTCGCTGGTGCTCCAGGACGAGAACGGCCAGATTCAGGAGGCGCACAGCATCTCCGCCGGCCTGGACTACCCGGGCGTGGGGCCGGAGCTGGCGCACCTGGCGAAGACGGGACGCATGGAAGTGCGCACCGCGACGGACGACGAGGCGCTCACGGCCTTCTACGAGGTCGCGCGCTCGGAGGGCATCCTCCCCGCGCTGGAGACGTCGCACGCGTTCGCGGCGGCGCGCTCGCTGGCCCGCGACATGGGCAAGGGCAAGCACCTGGTCATCAACTGCTCGGGCCGGGGTGACAAGGACGTGGCGACCATCTCGGCGCGCGGAGTGCCGCCTGCGACGGGGGTGAAGTCATGAGCACGGAGCTGGGCAAGGCGTTCGCGAAGGCAAAGGCCCGCGGAGAAGGCGCGCTGGTGGCGTACGCGATGGCGGGCGACCCGGACCTGCCGAAGTCCGTGGACGTGTTCGCCGCCATGGTGGAGGGCGGCGCGGACGTGCTGGAGATTGGCGTGGCGTTCAGCGACCCCATCGCGGACGGCCCCGTCATCCAGGCCGCTTCGGAGCGGGCGCTGAAGGCCGGAGCCACCCTGCGCCGCGTGCTGGACGAAGTGGTGCCGGAGGTGCGCCGCCGCTGCCCGGAGACGCCGCTGGTCATCATGACCTACGTCAACGTGGTGATGGCCATGGGCGAGGAGCGCTACGCGAAGCTCGCGCGCGAGCGGGGCATCGTGGGCACCATCCTCCCGGACCTGCCA belongs to Corallococcus exiguus and includes:
- the aroF gene encoding 3-deoxy-7-phosphoheptulonate synthase, which produces MLIVMRPDATDQDIERVNDEIRRRGWHPHAIAGGSRTAIGITGNPGAVEPEPFRVLPGVADAVAISQPFKLVSREVKPEDSLVRVGNLTLGGAAIHVIAGPCSVESREQIISTAQAVKQAGATMLRGGAFKPRTSPYEFQGLKGDGLALLAEARKETGLLVTTEVKDTATLASVAEHTDILQVGARNMQNFSLLEAVGETRKPVLLKRGISATIKELLMAAEYIVARGNTQVILCERGIRTFENMTRNTLDLNAVPMLKALTHLPVFVDPSHGIGVRKAVPAMMRAAVAAGADGLIVEVHPDPPRARSDGFQSLDFSEFEKAMGEVRAIAQAMGREMVRLG
- the trpD gene encoding anthranilate phosphoribosyltransferase, translated to MTLKEALGRVVSRRDLSREEMASVMGQMLAGEASAAQVGALAAALRMKGETEDEILGAAEAMRACAAKIAPLAEVVLDTCGTGGDGAHTFNISTAVAFVAAGAGVTVAKHGNRAVSSRCGSADVLAALGVSMERAHAQVARDIDEHGVGFLFAPSHHSALKHVAQARRDLGFHSVFNLLGPLTNPAGARYQLLGTFDRQRVEQTARVLGRLGSRRAWVVHGHDGLDEISPCAPTEVAELCADGTVRRFTVTPEDAGLTTVTRESIAGGDADENAKRLRGLLAGERDGVRTAVLLNAAAALLIVGLVDTLKEGVKRAEHAIDSGAAERKLAALIQRVAA
- a CDS encoding indole-3-glycerol phosphate synthase TrpC gives rise to the protein MTTSTSAAKPVEAPGTLDVIMARKRRELGTRPLPTHGAHPPTRDFAQALVRRTLGHPVNVIAEVKRKSPSGGAFPHADVVAVARSYEAAGACAISVLTDGPDFGGSLEDLVAVRAAVSIPVLRKDFLVAASEVEESAAWGADAVLLIADALGDSELREMIAAAKQVRVAALVEAHTEAHAERALAAGASIIGLNNRNLATLKTDTGTALRVMPALRSRSTALVAESGLKHLADLTAARDAGANAVLVGESLLRDADPGRALRRLLGLEGDGT
- a CDS encoding phosphoribosylanthranilate isomerase codes for the protein MRVLVKVCGVTRVADAKGVWAAGADAMGLNFHPGSPRFVDLATAAELARTRPPLAAMVGVFVNAKPEDIRVRVRECGLTAVQLHGDESPEDCAGYGVPVIKALRVRGPDDVEKARSYVGVGDVAGLLLDGAAPGYGGGGVTFDWSLVKQLSDCGLPVLVAGGLKPSNVAEAVKATRPYGVDVASGVESSPGIKDLDAVRAFVRTVQSLNL
- the trpB gene encoding tryptophan synthase subunit beta, with the protein product MTTDTAVGRFGRYGGRYVPETLVPALLELEEAYAKAQQDASFGEEVTRVLREYVGRPTTLTPAHRLTEAWGGAQVWLKREDLAHTGAHKINNTVGQVLLARRMGKKRIIAETGAGQHGVATATACALFGLPCEVFMGALDVERQALNVFRMRALGAVVRPVESGSRTLKDAMNEAMRVWVSQVQDTYYVIGSAAGPHPYPTIVRDFQAVIGREIRAQTLATMGRLPDAIIACVGGGSNAIGALHPFIPDTAVRLVGVEAGGLGLDSGQHGASLTLGTEGVLHGSRSLVLQDENGQIQEAHSISAGLDYPGVGPELAHLAKTGRMEVRTATDDEALTAFYEVARSEGILPALETSHAFAAARSLARDMGKGKHLVINCSGRGDKDVATISARGVPPATGVKS
- the trpA gene encoding tryptophan synthase subunit alpha, whose translation is MSTELGKAFAKAKARGEGALVAYAMAGDPDLPKSVDVFAAMVEGGADVLEIGVAFSDPIADGPVIQAASERALKAGATLRRVLDEVVPEVRRRCPETPLVIMTYVNVVMAMGEERYAKLARERGIVGTILPDLPPEESASIRAAFDKEGVDLVPLCAPTTPPARAEAIAKDARGFVYCVSVAGVTGMRAELPPDLSQRLDLVKRAASVPVVAGFGISNAETARPLVAHADGVVVGSALVKAAHSDGPAAAKQLCADIKRGLKR